AAAGAAGACGAAATGAAATAGCCGAGAAGAAAACAAAACTGTGTGAATAATGTCTGTGGAAGAGGGAAAAATGAGGAAAATACAGgggaaaacaaaagaaaaaaagagagggAAAGAAAGTAGAAACAAGAATACAGTGCTGGTGCCACTGTAGGTGATCCGGGTAGCAGTTACTTGGGATGGGTCGATATTTGCTTAGACAGCCAAATTTGTTCTATCCTGGGAAAGTGAGTAAGAAAGAATAAGACAAAGTGCTGCCATGCTGCTAGTCTTACTTCTACAAATTCCTTCACAAATTATGCTTCAACACTTATTTTTGTTCTTACTTTTATGATGGAAACAGATTTTGACTCCATTCTGTTGTTAATATGTACGAAAATCAAGACTATAATAGCTGTCAGACGAGGTGCAACTTGATCATCGGTTCGAATAATCCGGCCTAATATGTTCGCCTTTTTTCTCCCTACAAGTCTCAGCCCACATCTTAGCCTCTGCAACGGCAAGCTCTCGATCCTGATTTTCGATGTTCAACTGTTTGGACGTTTCCTGTTCCTTAAACTCACTTCTTTGTCCACCTCCTTCGTCCGTTTTATGATCTTTATTCGAATCATAATCCAAAGATTGGGATGTCAAGTAATTCATGGCATGCGCTATGTCTCTCATGTTAGGCCGAGATTGTGCATCTTCTTGGAGACACATTAGAGCCACTTCTATGGCCTTGCTTAAGATATTCTCTGAAAATCGGCCTTTTAGTAGTGGATCTGCAAGATTCACGAACTTCTTGCGCTCCTTCAACATAGGTCGTGCCTATAAAGATAATTATCCGCGATCACAAACATGTGTATAGCAAGAATAATGCATGACTCAAACTCTCCCCACCAACTCCCCTTCCACCGATATATAAATACTAATAGTTATTTGGAAATATTTACCCAGTCTACAAGCATGTGCATTGTGCTTCCTTGAGTCACCTCCACCGCTCTACGTCCGGTGATCAACTCCAACAGAAAAACACCAAAATTGTATACATCCGACTTCACTGTAAGTTTTCCAGTTTGAGCATATTCGGGCGCGCAGTATCCTCGAGTACCCATTACCCTGGTGGAGACATGTGACTTGTCATCATCTGGACCAAACTTGGCGAGACCGAAATCTGATAGTTTCGGGCGGAACTCTTCACTTAATAATATGTTAGATGCTTTCAGGTCCCTGTAGATTACTTGAGGCTTAGCTTGGTTATGCAAGAAATCCAATCCTTTGGCTGCACCAGCTGCTATTTGCATCCTTGATTTCCAATCTAATGGCTGCATATCAGGTGCAAGATCTgcgatgatatttttttatttatatatgaatGATCTAAGGATTTATCTTGAATTCATGATACAAAAATGAacaatttatattcatgcaggCAACTGGGGGACATAAAGGAATGTAGAAGTTATATATATCTTGGATATATATACGATTAGTGAATGGGTAATGGAAATTACGTAGGCTAGACTTTAAATTTTACTTGTTTCTTTAATCCATCTGTCACATTATGTTTCATTAGAACTTTACAAGTTTTACTTCATTAACTTGCAGTTTTTCAATTTGAGTATTTTTCCACAGGAGTGCTGATGTGACACCGAAAAACAATGATGTGGCCCCGGACATTGTTAATTTGACTGATGTTATGTAAGCATTCtgatgaaaaatgattaaaattgaaaaaaaaaatgtaatctAGTAGATTGAAACTGACCAATAacatgataaaaaatgaaaatatgtaAGTTATATTATAATACAAAAAATGTTGTTTTTCCTGACCAAAATCATCATGTAAGTTAGCTTGTATATGATCCAATCATCGAGTCAAAACTAGGTAttaatacaataaatattttgttccaCAATTGTCTTTTTTCACCAAACTACAGAATGACACTAGATATTATTAACATAAGGTTGTATATTGCTGACATGACATGCATATATTCCAGCAAAACAGGAACacaaataagaaaaattaacttattatttgaAGACCAAATTTTGATTACCTAAAAAGACCAAACCCAAACTTAGGCTAATTACTTACGGTGCAATATTGGTCATTTCCCTGTACAGATGTGGTTGTCACAAATTCATATAAACCTGTTTTCTGCTTTTACAAACTTTTTCTGTTCTAGAATAATTCAATGTCAACCTATCATCACCACATATCTTTTCACGTACTAAGTTACTCCATGAATTTTTCTTTGCTTACCAACTCTTCTAGATATTATTGTTCTATTCTATTATTTCATGTTTGATGCTAGTATTGTCTAGAACATTATTCAAGAAATGGGCATCACAGTTTATCAGAAAATCGAAGATCATGataacatgcataattattttacgcGATCACACGAGAGTAATAATTAATCAAGTCCAAACCATGGAGGTGACATTCCAAAGATCCCAAAGGCATGAATTCATACACAAGAAGGCGCTGCTCCCCTTCGGCACAATATCCAATCAAACTCACGAGGTTAGGGTGCTGCAGATTAGAAAGCATGAGAACTTCCACCAGAAACTCCTTGTCACCTTGCAAACCAGaatgatttaactgtttaacaGCAACAACCTGCAAGTAAATTGAACACCCGCAAAATTGACTTGAGTTAATACAAGAAAAACTACGTCTTTGTTCATGTAACTTGTACAGTTTTCGTTTTTATAAGTCATGTTATCTATCAAACAATGCACGGTCTTAGCCAACTAATTTACATTTTTTTCAGTTTTAATAATACATAACATCAATATTCGGTGTTATGTCATTATTTTCCGGTACCATATCAGTATTATGATGAAAAAACATAAAACTGAAAAAAACAATGCAAACTTGTGGACTAAGAACGTGAATTGACTAATAACAGAGCTGAAATTGTAAAACGTGTTAATTTTCATATAACTTGTGTGTAATACCTGGCCAGTGGTTTCTATTTTGCCCTTGTATACTGGGCCAAAACCACCTTCCCCGAGAAGGGATTCTTGCCTAAAGTTGTTGGTTGCAGTAGCCAGCTCGCGGTAGCTAAATATGATCAAGCCATTACTTTTACCATGATCATTTGAGTCTGCAGTATCATGCCTTTGCTCTATTTTCATATTCATACTccctgatatatatatatatatatagttcagCTCGAGATTTAGCGTCGATCGTCataatatatgtgtatatataatgTAACATGTAGATATCCGAATTCAGATCTTTATACAAACAAAAATTGCATGGCGTAGGAAGAAGTAGACAAGAAATTTGATTTACACGTGAAAAAGGAAACATCGATAATATTGATTATACATACATGAATCGAAAGCAGATATAGATCTACTAATTGATGCAAAatagaaatcattttaattaatttggagACACCCTATCTGAAAACATCAATGCACATGCAAGAATCTATTATATTTATTTGGATTCGTGATCATCTGAATCTGTTATATTTATTTGGATTCTCTTAATTCCCACAAATTTGATTCATTTTTCATCCTAAATTTTTCTATGGATCAATATAATAGATTTCAGATTCagtcatttgaaatttattcatcGGATCGAAACAAAATCCGTGCAAACGCAAACACAGAGATGTGAAGAATAACAAGAGGACGAATTTAGAAGGCAAAGGAAACAATGAAACTGACCTATTGACTTGTCATCAAGATGTGGCTCGCTTTTCAACTTGATCTCCTTGTTTCTTCCAAAACATGAACAATGGCCTGGCCATTTCAACATGGAAACAGATTtgtttttttccttcttttttaaaatacttttaCCTAGCTGCACATAATTAGCAACCAAAAGTTGAGTAGACAAGCTGTTTTTAGAGGTTAGTTATATTTTCTGTTTGCAAGCTAAGTATGTGCatggaaaaattatatttatagtCATGTAATTTGTATGTTTTTCATTTTTAGTATTATTATTGATCAATCTACTATTTTAGTCCactaatttaaaagtcatcatTTTCGATGATACATATTTTGTCAAATATGTTGCACAATATATCGAATGATAAAGTACAGTAAACTTTCGTAAAAACCAGTAAACTAAATGATGAAGAAAACACAGTAGAGCAAAGCTTAAAGTAAACCAAACCGAGGCCTGTATGAAGTACAGTTTTCTTAAAACAGATTTGTCACCTCCTGTATGTGCTTAGAGGATCGTcttggacgtctgtttcccattatacaacggaacaaccagCAGTGAACTAGCACGAGGCACTAGTACGGCGAACTGAAAACGTACATTCACTTTATCAGCGAAATTTAACGGAGGCCAAATAGAAAGCTAACAATATGAAATAAAAGAGAATGCTTGAAAGTAATCTTgagtgtttttaaaatttttatttacatgaaatgaagaaatgaacacactatttataagccccaaaatGCACACCAAGAGTCATGCAAGATTAATTGACTCAATTAATCTTCCCATTAACTCAAAAATATAAAGAGACAAAAATCTTCAATCAACTCAAGAATGTAGAAAGTCAAAAGACACTTCCACAATAATGAGCCCCaactaactcaagaatgtgaagggccaaaagacactcccacattcgtgagacataatttttattcaaactctaaatttgattcaaattttcaacaatcccccacatgaatgaaaattgatacaaatcttggtgaCAAAGTTCTACAGTTGAATCCTGCATAGGATAGGTAGTGTAGTTACCCTTTGAACCTTCTCTTatgaaatatatttgttttactAGCTGACAAGTACACATGATGTCCTTGAATTGTTCCgccgtttatgtaaattaagaTATACTTCACACAAGACTCCCTGATACTATACAGTTCTCATGATTGTGTTCGTTTTGGCCATGAACACACGCCTGGTTCTGCGAAAGGGTCTAGAATTGAGCCTAACAGTTCTTTTGAAGCGACTCCACTTCTCTCTCACATAGGTGATTCTATATTCTTCTCTTCAGAATCACTAAAAGTCGTAACCTTTCCCTCAACATCCACTGTTTCATAATAAGAATGGACTAGGGATAACCCCCAGAGTGATCAACCAAATCAGTGTGATTAGTTGTCCCATTAAAACTAGTTTTTGGGATCTCCAGTCAGCGTAGGTTGGGTTTTTCTTCACACTAATTTATTCTATAGGCTTGATCTTCATTCTCCTTGACATTTTCGCAAATAACTATCTGTTTAATCCATTGGTTAGCGGATCCATTATATTATCATTTGACTTTACATAGTCAACAGAGATAAATCAAGTTGAGAGTAGTTGTCTAATGATATTATGTCTACGGCGTATATTCCTAGACTTaccattatacattttattttgtgcCTTTCCAATCGCAAATTGGCTATCACAATGTATACATATAGCTGACACTGGTTTTTCCCATCCTGGAACATCTTCTAAAAGTGACGCAGCCATTCAGCCTCTTCAGTACACTTTTCAAGAGCTATAAACTCATATTTCATCGTGGATCTGGCTATTACAGTTTGTTTAGAATATTTCCACGCAATTGCTGCACTTCCTAAAGTGAATACAAATCCACTTGTAAATTTTGAGTCTTTCATATCAAATATTCAATTTGCATCACTGTATCCTTCAATAATAGCAGGATATTTGGTATAGTGCAGCCCATGATCACGAGTGTACCTTAAGTATCTTAGCAATCTGATAATTGCTTTTCCAGTGTTCGACTCCTGGATTACTcgtgaatctactcaatttgcttactgcaaagctatgtctggtcttgtacaactCATTAAGTACATCAGACTTCCAATGACTCGAGAGTATTCTAATTGAGACTTACTCTCACctcgattctttgatagatgTTGACCGGTATCTATCGAGGttatagtcaatgcagagtcatcattattgaatttctcaagtattttgtTAGCATAATATGACTGACTCAGAATTAGCCCTTCTGATGTTCTATGAATTTTAATTCCACGGATTACATCGGCTAAGCCCAAATCTTTTGTGTCaaatcttgagttcaataacttcttgaaggatttgatcatcttatcattactaccaatgataagtatgtcatctacgtaaagacataaaatgacatatccattttcagtgtttttttatgtatatacatttgtcacattcacttaatttaaatccactttccatcatggctttatcaaattttttgtGACATTGCTATGGTGCTTGTTTTAAGTCATATAGAGACTTCACCACTTTAAAAACCTTATTTTCTTGCCCAATCGAAGAAAATCATTCAGGTTGTTCCATGTAAATTTCCTTTTCTAAATC
This sequence is a window from Primulina tabacum isolate GXHZ01 chromosome 17, ASM2559414v2, whole genome shotgun sequence. Protein-coding genes within it:
- the LOC142531259 gene encoding putative serine/threonine-protein kinase PBL7, producing MLKWPGHCSCFGRNKEIKLKSEPHLDDKSIGSMNMKIEQRHDTADSNDHGKSNGLIIFSYRELATATNNFRQESLLGEGGFGPVYKGKIETTGQVVAVKQLNHSGLQGDKEFLVEVLMLSNLQHPNLVSLIGYCAEGEQRLLVYEFMPLGSLECHLHDLAPDMQPLDWKSRMQIAAGAAKGLDFLHNQAKPQVIYRDLKASNILLSEEFRPKLSDFGLAKFGPDDDKSHVSTRVMGTRGYCAPEYAQTGKLTVKSDVYNFGVFLLELITGRRAVEVTQGSTMHMLVDWARPMLKERKKFVNLADPLLKGRFSENILSKAIEVALMCLQEDAQSRPNMRDIAHAMNYLTSQSLDYDSNKDHKTDEGGGQRSEFKEQETSKQLNIENQDRELAVAEAKMWAETCREKKGEHIRPDYSNR